A portion of the Candidatus Eisenbacteria bacterium genome contains these proteins:
- the rpsK gene encoding 30S ribosomal protein S11: MPPEGKKPKKKERKVGNVGVAHIQASFNNTIVTITDPSGNVITWSSSGKVGFKGSRKSTPFAAQIAAEASAKEALSQGVKKIEVWVKGPGSGREAAIRSLQAAGLEISAIRDVTPIPHNGCRPPKRRRV, encoded by the coding sequence TTGCCACCAGAAGGAAAAAAGCCGAAGAAGAAGGAACGGAAAGTAGGGAATGTCGGGGTCGCCCACATCCAGGCGAGTTTCAATAACACCATTGTGACTATCACCGATCCGTCCGGAAATGTGATTACATGGTCAAGCTCCGGGAAGGTAGGGTTCAAGGGCTCGAGGAAGAGCACTCCATTTGCCGCGCAGATTGCTGCCGAGGCGTCTGCAAAGGAGGCTTTGAGTCAGGGAGTGAAGAAGATAGAGGTATGGGTCAAAGGACCCGGCTCCGGCAGGGAGGCGGCAATCAGATCCCTCCAGGCAGCAGGCCTGGAAATATCGGCAATAAGAGACGTGACACCAATTCCTCATAACGGATGCAGACCACCGAAGAGAAGGAGGGTCTAA
- the rpmJ gene encoding 50S ribosomal protein L36, whose translation MKVRASVKKICEQCKIVRREGILRVICKNPRHRQRQKS comes from the coding sequence ATGAAAGTCAGGGCATCAGTAAAGAAGATTTGCGAACAATGCAAGATTGTGAGAAGGGAAGGGATTCTTCGCGTCATCTGCAAGAATCCGAGACACAGGCAGAGACAGAAGTCCTAA
- a CDS encoding DNA-directed RNA polymerase subunit alpha produces MKLKGFQMPKRIEIDEKTMTDRYGRFVVEPLERGFGTTLGNSLRRVLLSSLQGAAVVTVKIDGALHEFATIPGVVEDVAEIILNIKKMRLKMHTDGVKKAYFNAKGKKRLVAGDLEADPDIEVLTPDLHIATINKNGEFKAELEISTGRGYVPVEMQEEPEKSEKSEKSRNIGTIPIDALFSPIERVSYFVESARVGQRIDYDRLIVEIWTDGSVLPGDALAHAARILRDHFSLFIHFEEEVEEEAEVEEDEETRMMRKLLERSVEELELSVRAANCLRNAGIVTIADLVRKTEQDMLKYRNFGKKSLKEISEILARDNLHFGMDVSKYRVSSKPEDTTPKEEKVLESEEASQ; encoded by the coding sequence ATGAAGCTGAAAGGATTTCAGATGCCCAAGAGAATTGAGATAGACGAGAAGACCATGACTGACCGGTACGGAAGGTTTGTGGTCGAGCCTCTTGAGAGAGGATTCGGGACTACGCTTGGAAATTCCTTGCGCAGAGTCCTTCTGTCATCTCTGCAAGGAGCAGCTGTGGTGACCGTGAAGATTGACGGAGCCCTTCATGAGTTCGCCACGATCCCCGGCGTAGTCGAGGATGTGGCCGAAATAATCCTGAACATAAAGAAGATGCGCCTGAAGATGCACACCGACGGCGTGAAGAAGGCCTATTTCAATGCAAAAGGGAAAAAACGGCTGGTCGCGGGCGATCTCGAAGCGGATCCTGACATAGAAGTCCTGACGCCAGACCTTCATATCGCTACAATCAACAAGAATGGTGAATTCAAGGCCGAACTGGAGATCTCGACTGGGCGGGGATATGTGCCGGTCGAAATGCAGGAGGAACCAGAGAAGTCAGAGAAATCAGAGAAATCAAGGAACATAGGTACTATCCCTATTGACGCACTGTTCTCTCCGATTGAACGGGTGAGCTACTTCGTTGAGAGTGCAAGAGTCGGGCAGAGAATCGATTACGACCGGCTGATTGTCGAGATATGGACTGATGGAAGCGTGCTTCCGGGCGATGCCCTTGCTCATGCTGCAAGAATACTGAGGGACCACTTCTCTCTCTTCATACACTTTGAAGAAGAAGTTGAGGAGGAGGCCGAGGTTGAGGAGGATGAGGAGACGAGAATGATGCGCAAGCTCCTCGAAAGGAGTGTCGAGGAACTTGAGCTTTCCGTTCGTGCGGCAAACTGCTTGAGGAATGCCGGGATAGTGACAATCGCAGACCTTGTTCGTAAGACCGAGCAGGATATGCTCAAGTATAGAAACTTCGGGAAAAAGTCACTGAAGGAAATCTCCGAAATACTTGCCAGGGACAACTTGCACTTCGGCATGGATGTCTCGAAGTACAGAGTTTCTTCAAAGCCTGAGGATACGACTCCAAAAGAGGAGAAGGTTTTGGAAAGTGAGGAGGCAAGCCAGTAA
- a CDS encoding isochorismatase family cysteine hydrolase, translating to MDYYVTEGSLREKTNEWLARIKLYNRHRMKIRKGGAALMVIDMQKYFLDPSSPSFICGGLAILPNVKRLIRAFRRAKRPVIYTRHVHHPDRIDAGIMEWWWEGMCVEGTPESEVHEDIFPRRNEKVVLKHRYSAFYNTDLETILRCLKIEDLVISGIMTNMCCESTARDAYYRDLRVFFLADGTGTINEEMHLASLLNLSLGFAYVTTVSDIVRQAQS from the coding sequence TTGGACTACTACGTGACGGAAGGCTCGCTCCGGGAGAAGACCAATGAATGGCTTGCAAGGATCAAATTATACAACCGGCACCGGATGAAGATACGCAAGGGCGGAGCGGCTCTGATGGTCATCGATATGCAGAAGTACTTCTTGGATCCGTCGTCTCCCTCATTCATCTGCGGCGGACTCGCGATTCTTCCAAATGTCAAAAGACTCATCCGAGCGTTCAGAAGGGCCAAGCGCCCGGTGATTTACACGCGTCACGTTCACCATCCGGACCGGATTGATGCCGGCATTATGGAGTGGTGGTGGGAAGGAATGTGCGTTGAAGGCACCCCGGAGAGTGAGGTTCATGAAGATATTTTCCCTCGCAGGAATGAGAAAGTAGTCCTGAAACACAGATATTCTGCGTTCTACAATACCGACCTGGAAACCATTCTTCGCTGTCTCAAGATTGAAGACCTTGTGATCTCGGGCATCATGACAAATATGTGCTGTGAATCCACTGCACGGGATGCATACTATCGTGACCTGAGAGTTTTCTTCCTGGCCGACGGGACGGGGACCATAAATGAGGAGATGCACCTGGCGAGTCTCCTCAATCTCTCGCTTGGGTTTGCCTACGTAACGACTGTCAGCGATATTGTGCGGCAAGCTCAGTCGTGA
- a CDS encoding family 10 glycosylhydrolase, with protein MRPGTRSCGFFSFLLLLLLFLFHPSVSLSTPRARTTPGSVHERRALWVVRTTLTSPEKIEQMVREAKKANFNMLFVQVRGRGDAYYSSSIVPPPEDMNRSGFDPLSLVITRAHSAGLEVHAWVNVFLTWSKPTKPVSPDHAVNLHPEWFGAFPDGRSFVSISREELGRRSIEGLFLSPGNPDVREYIRAVVSEIVEKYAVDGIHLDYVRFPTLKSGFDEISRREFMRVYYVDPLSLETGPGAVLDYFGAPGLADLAGKWKNWQIECVTETVKGIGEVIRRERPGIVFSAAVMPDSDASRDLHGQDWVSWVRNGYLDFAVPMCYSRSSEVIERQLRKAVQSAGKDRVMAGIAVYNQHSRSAVEKIRIARRLGVLGVSLFSYDSVGERKEYLQSLRRDVFQSPASIPNSQ; from the coding sequence ATGAGACCAGGGACCCGTTCATGCGGGTTCTTTTCTTTTCTGCTTCTTCTGTTGCTGTTCCTATTTCACCCTTCTGTTTCGCTCTCTACCCCGCGCGCGAGAACTACTCCGGGGTCTGTCCATGAACGAAGGGCGCTCTGGGTTGTGAGGACGACTCTCACCTCGCCTGAGAAGATAGAACAGATGGTGAGAGAAGCAAAGAAGGCGAATTTCAACATGCTCTTTGTTCAGGTGCGGGGGAGGGGAGATGCGTATTATTCCTCTTCGATTGTCCCTCCACCCGAGGACATGAATCGTTCCGGCTTTGACCCTCTCTCCCTGGTTATCACCCGGGCACACAGTGCGGGGCTTGAGGTCCACGCATGGGTGAATGTGTTTCTCACCTGGTCCAAGCCGACAAAGCCGGTCTCACCGGATCATGCGGTAAATCTTCATCCGGAATGGTTTGGCGCCTTCCCTGATGGAAGGAGTTTTGTTTCAATTTCGAGGGAAGAGCTTGGGCGCAGAAGTATTGAAGGGCTCTTTCTTTCACCCGGGAATCCGGATGTCAGGGAGTATATCAGGGCGGTTGTCTCTGAAATCGTGGAGAAGTATGCCGTTGACGGCATTCACCTTGACTATGTCAGGTTTCCAACCTTGAAGTCCGGTTTTGACGAGATTTCGAGGCGCGAGTTCATGAGAGTCTATTACGTCGATCCGCTTTCTCTTGAGACCGGACCCGGGGCCGTCCTGGACTACTTTGGAGCGCCGGGTTTAGCGGACCTGGCCGGCAAGTGGAAGAACTGGCAGATCGAGTGTGTTACGGAAACTGTGAAGGGAATTGGTGAAGTAATAAGGAGAGAGAGGCCCGGCATCGTTTTCTCGGCGGCCGTGATGCCGGACAGCGATGCGTCGCGGGATCTTCACGGCCAGGACTGGGTTTCATGGGTGCGCAATGGATATCTGGATTTTGCAGTCCCTATGTGCTACTCACGTTCGAGCGAGGTTATCGAGCGGCAGCTCAGGAAAGCCGTTCAATCAGCCGGGAAAGACCGTGTCATGGCGGGCATCGCAGTGTATAATCAGCATTCAAGGAGCGCAGTTGAGAAGATCAGGATAGCCAGGAGACTGGGAGTCCTGGGAGTTTCGCTGTTCTCATACGATTCCGTCGGGGAAAGGAAAGAGTATCTTCAGAGCCTCAGGAGAGATGTCTTCCAATCTCCTGCATCAATTCCGAATTCCCAATGA
- the infA gene encoding translation initiation factor IF-1 — protein sequence MPKEEGVQVDGTVIEPLPNATFRVELENGHRVLAHISGKMRMNFIKILPGDKVTVELSPYDLTRGRIIYRYK from the coding sequence GTGCCTAAGGAAGAAGGCGTACAGGTTGATGGTACTGTAATCGAACCTCTTCCCAACGCAACATTCAGAGTGGAACTCGAGAACGGTCACAGGGTACTTGCTCACATTTCAGGAAAGATGCGGATGAACTTCATAAAGATACTGCCCGGGGACAAGGTAACAGTTGAGCTTTCACCCTACGACTTGACGAGGGGCCGGATTATTTATCGCTACAAATAG
- a CDS encoding FAD-linked oxidase C-terminal domain-containing protein — MLSDALLKKLRKELGQENVLTSDEELVCHSYDATLIRSLPDAVVTPRTAEDVSKVLVLANENAIPVTPRGSGTGLTGGSVPLRGGIVLCLTKMNSIREIAPADLLAVVEPGVVTGELQRKLEEEGLFYPPDPASLEISSIGGNIGNSAGGPRGFKYGMTKDYILGLEVVLPTGELVKTGARTVKCVTGYDLARLFTGSEGTLGVITSAILRLIPVPEERITVLASFKRLEDAASLVSEAVSAGLAPSALEIMDSVTLSAVKESSGLNSPEGTSAVVLSETDGFSEVAMKEAQKVRELSIKNGAISVQMEKDKERREKLWAARRGAFAALARKKPTTILEDIVVPRTKLVEMVRAVAEIGRRHQLVIATYGHAGDGNLHPTILCDKRDEDEMRRAGSAAGEIFERALDLGGTLSGEHGIGFEKARFLKKEIGEAGIKIMKRLKDSFDPKGIMNPGKMFE; from the coding sequence ATGCTTTCTGACGCCTTGCTGAAAAAGCTGAGAAAAGAGTTGGGTCAGGAAAACGTGCTGACGTCGGATGAAGAGCTGGTCTGTCATTCCTACGACGCCACGCTCATAAGAAGCCTGCCCGATGCGGTGGTCACCCCGAGGACAGCCGAGGATGTTTCGAAAGTCCTTGTACTTGCGAATGAAAACGCAATCCCTGTTACTCCCAGGGGTTCAGGAACAGGACTCACCGGAGGCTCAGTTCCGCTAAGAGGCGGAATCGTCCTCTGTCTCACAAAGATGAATTCGATAAGGGAGATTGCTCCCGCAGACCTTCTCGCAGTCGTTGAACCTGGAGTTGTAACCGGCGAGCTGCAGAGAAAACTTGAGGAGGAGGGGCTTTTCTATCCTCCCGACCCCGCGAGTCTCGAGATCTCTTCGATTGGGGGAAACATCGGAAACTCGGCTGGAGGGCCGAGAGGTTTCAAGTACGGAATGACGAAAGACTATATCCTGGGCCTTGAGGTCGTCCTTCCAACCGGGGAGCTGGTGAAGACAGGTGCAAGAACTGTCAAATGCGTGACGGGCTATGATCTCGCCAGACTCTTTACCGGCTCCGAGGGAACACTCGGCGTCATAACCTCTGCGATTCTCAGGCTTATACCCGTTCCCGAAGAGCGGATAACTGTCCTCGCTTCGTTCAAACGTCTGGAAGATGCCGCCTCGCTTGTAAGTGAGGCAGTCTCGGCCGGACTTGCGCCTTCAGCTCTCGAAATCATGGATAGTGTCACACTCTCAGCAGTCAAGGAGAGCTCGGGACTGAACTCCCCGGAGGGAACTTCGGCGGTTGTGCTTTCAGAAACCGATGGGTTCAGTGAAGTTGCCATGAAGGAAGCGCAGAAAGTGCGCGAACTGAGCATAAAGAACGGGGCAATTTCTGTTCAGATGGAGAAAGACAAGGAGAGACGTGAAAAACTGTGGGCGGCCAGGCGTGGAGCATTTGCAGCTCTCGCCAGGAAGAAGCCTACGACGATTCTTGAGGACATAGTAGTTCCACGGACAAAGCTTGTTGAAATGGTCAGGGCCGTGGCAGAAATCGGAAGAAGGCATCAGTTGGTGATCGCAACCTACGGCCACGCGGGAGATGGAAATCTTCATCCGACAATCTTGTGCGACAAGAGGGACGAAGACGAAATGAGGAGAGCCGGGAGCGCTGCGGGAGAGATCTTTGAACGCGCACTTGACCTGGGTGGAACTCTCTCCGGGGAACACGGTATAGGATTCGAGAAGGCAAGGTTCCTCAAGAAGGAAATCGGTGAGGCAGGAATCAAGATAATGAAAAGACTCAAGGATTCTTTCGATCCGAAAGGGATAATGAATCCCGGGAAGATGTTTGAGTAA
- the rplQ gene encoding 50S ribosomal protein L17, with product MRHRKDWKQLSRTASHRKAMLRNLVTSLFKIERVTTTVAKAKEAKRVAERMITFAKKGDLSSRRQVARFVQEEAVIRKLFDTIAPWYAERNGGYTRIIRLGRRLGDAGELGILELLKTKEQREAEKAKIAELKAQKEEKEKKRKSLRP from the coding sequence ATGAGGCATAGGAAAGACTGGAAACAGCTGAGCAGAACGGCAAGCCACAGGAAGGCCATGCTTAGAAACCTTGTCACGTCCCTCTTTAAGATTGAAAGGGTGACAACAACGGTTGCAAAGGCAAAAGAGGCGAAAAGGGTTGCCGAGAGAATGATCACTTTTGCAAAAAAGGGAGACCTGTCATCGCGGAGACAGGTTGCAAGGTTTGTTCAAGAAGAGGCTGTTATCAGGAAGCTCTTTGACACGATTGCACCGTGGTACGCCGAAAGAAATGGCGGTTACACAAGAATTATACGGCTCGGACGGAGACTCGGAGACGCCGGAGAGCTTGGCATCCTCGAATTGCTCAAGACAAAAGAGCAAAGAGAAGCAGAGAAGGCCAAGATAGCCGAATTGAAGGCTCAGAAGGAAGAGAAGGAGAAAAAGAGAAAGTCCTTAAGGCCGTAG
- the rpsD gene encoding 30S ribosomal protein S4, with translation MARYREGKCRLCRRESEKLFLKGDRCFTDHCAIDKRNFVPGEHGKGGRRRRETGYGLQLREKQKARRIYGIMERQFRNYFLKAEGMKGKTGEILLQLLETRLDNVVYRMGLAPSRNAARQLVRHRHLKVNNRVVNVPSRAIRAGDEVAVREKSKTLKLITSALESQSARGLPQWLEVSREDMKGRLVQIPSRTDIPVAVQEQFIVELYSK, from the coding sequence ATGGCAAGGTACAGGGAAGGAAAATGCAGACTCTGCAGAAGGGAAAGCGAGAAGCTCTTCCTCAAGGGTGACCGGTGTTTCACTGATCACTGCGCCATCGACAAAAGGAATTTTGTCCCGGGCGAGCATGGAAAGGGCGGCAGAAGAAGAAGAGAGACTGGATACGGGCTTCAGCTGAGAGAAAAGCAGAAAGCAAGACGCATCTACGGCATCATGGAACGGCAGTTCAGAAATTACTTCCTCAAGGCGGAAGGAATGAAGGGGAAAACCGGCGAAATACTCCTTCAGCTTCTTGAGACCCGCCTGGACAACGTTGTTTACAGAATGGGGCTTGCCCCGTCGAGAAACGCTGCAAGGCAGCTCGTGAGGCACAGACATCTTAAGGTGAACAACAGGGTCGTCAACGTTCCAAGCCGTGCGATCAGAGCCGGCGACGAGGTCGCTGTGCGGGAGAAGAGCAAGACCCTGAAGCTCATTACCTCCGCGCTCGAAAGCCAAAGCGCCCGCGGCCTGCCCCAGTGGCTCGAGGTCAGCAGAGAAGACATGAAAGGAAGGCTTGTCCAGATACCGTCGCGCACTGACATCCCGGTCGCGGTTCAAGAGCAGTTCATCGTGGAGCTTTATTCAAAATAA
- a CDS encoding adenylate kinase has protein sequence MVLLGPPGSGKGTQGRLLSQRYKIPLISTGEILREAIKLKLELGSEAEKFLDKGKLVPDDVMLGIVRERISRNDAKGGFILDGFPRTEPQALEFEKLLGEMGTRLDAVVNVDVPEAVIVKRLVSRVVCSKCAANYNLATNPTRVPGRCDACGGKLEKRADDAEETVRTRIAVYHSSTEPLLAFYRERSLLHSISGDGEVSSVFGRVVKSLNSSAG, from the coding sequence GTGGTTCTCCTTGGACCGCCGGGTTCAGGTAAGGGCACCCAGGGAAGGCTCCTCTCTCAGAGATACAAGATTCCTCTCATTTCGACGGGAGAAATTCTCAGAGAGGCGATCAAGCTGAAGCTTGAGCTTGGGTCGGAAGCAGAGAAATTTCTCGACAAGGGCAAGCTTGTTCCTGACGACGTGATGCTGGGGATCGTAAGGGAGAGAATCTCCCGGAATGATGCAAAGGGAGGTTTCATCCTCGATGGATTTCCGCGGACCGAACCCCAAGCCCTGGAATTCGAGAAACTCCTCGGCGAGATGGGCACACGGCTTGATGCAGTTGTGAATGTGGATGTTCCCGAAGCAGTGATTGTGAAGAGGCTTGTGTCAAGAGTCGTATGCTCCAAGTGCGCCGCGAATTATAACCTGGCGACGAATCCGACCAGGGTTCCGGGCCGGTGCGATGCATGCGGGGGGAAGCTCGAGAAAAGAGCTGATGATGCTGAGGAAACTGTCAGAACGAGAATTGCAGTTTATCATTCAAGCACGGAGCCGCTTCTTGCATTTTACAGGGAACGTTCGCTTCTCCATTCGATTAGCGGGGACGGAGAAGTAAGCAGTGTCTTTGGCAGGGTTGTGAAAAGTCTGAACAGCAGTGCAGGCTGA
- the rpsM gene encoding 30S ribosomal protein S13, translated as MARIAGVDLPAEKRVEVALTYIFGIGDSTARKILKITGVNPNMRVKSLSEEDTAKLRSEIERNCKVEGALRGEVSLHIKRLMDVGAYRGLRHRKGLPVRGQRTKTNARTRKGPKKTAGVRRQKAASPATKKAETASA; from the coding sequence TTGGCAAGAATAGCTGGTGTTGATCTCCCTGCTGAGAAGAGAGTCGAGGTGGCTCTCACTTACATCTTTGGAATTGGTGATTCAACGGCAAGAAAGATTCTCAAGATTACCGGAGTCAATCCTAACATGAGAGTGAAGAGTCTCTCTGAAGAGGATACTGCAAAACTCAGGAGTGAGATTGAGCGCAACTGCAAGGTCGAAGGAGCCCTTCGCGGAGAGGTCTCTCTGCATATCAAGCGCCTCATGGATGTCGGCGCCTACCGTGGATTGAGACATAGAAAGGGCCTTCCCGTCAGGGGACAGAGAACCAAGACAAACGCAAGAACAAGGAAGGGTCCGAAGAAGACTGCGGGAGTGAGGAGGCAAAAGGCTGCTTCGCCGGCAACAAAGAAAGCTGAGACAGCAAGCGCATAG
- the map gene encoding type I methionyl aminopeptidase — protein sequence MIPIKSKEEIKLIAGSSALVAGCLELVGHLLRPGISTVELDREVDAYIRKNGAVPAFKGYRGFPANMCVSVNHEVVHGIPGERMINGGDIVSVDIGVLKNGYYGDSARSFAVGDVHDIGKRLLASAEEALVKGIEKARPGNRVGAISHAIQSSVESNGFSVVRALSGHGIGKEMHEEPQIPNYGREGSGALIKEGMVFAIEPMVNAGNFEVEILDDGWTVVTRDRSLSAHFEHTVAVLSDGPEVLSCVG from the coding sequence TTGATTCCGATCAAGAGCAAGGAAGAAATCAAGTTGATTGCCGGGAGCTCCGCGCTTGTAGCCGGATGCCTCGAGCTCGTCGGACATCTTCTCAGACCCGGCATTTCGACGGTGGAGCTCGACAGGGAAGTTGACGCATACATAAGAAAAAATGGTGCAGTGCCCGCTTTCAAAGGGTACAGAGGGTTTCCGGCAAACATGTGCGTGTCAGTGAATCACGAAGTGGTTCACGGGATCCCTGGAGAACGAATGATCAATGGAGGAGACATCGTGAGTGTTGACATAGGGGTCCTCAAGAACGGCTATTACGGAGATTCTGCCAGGAGCTTTGCAGTAGGCGATGTCCATGATATCGGCAAGAGACTTCTTGCTTCTGCCGAAGAGGCTCTCGTGAAGGGGATAGAGAAGGCAAGGCCGGGGAACCGGGTGGGAGCGATTTCGCATGCGATACAGTCATCGGTCGAATCCAACGGGTTTTCCGTCGTGAGGGCCCTATCAGGCCATGGCATAGGAAAGGAAATGCATGAGGAGCCCCAGATTCCAAACTATGGAAGGGAAGGAAGCGGGGCACTGATTAAGGAAGGAATGGTCTTTGCAATTGAGCCGATGGTTAACGCCGGCAATTTCGAAGTGGAGATTCTTGACGATGGATGGACAGTTGTGACAAGGGATAGGTCCCTGTCTGCACACTTCGAACACACGGTGGCGGTTTTGAGCGATGGGCCGGAGGTTCTTTCTTGTGTTGGATAG
- a CDS encoding (Fe-S)-binding protein codes for MQYPHISAHSEDIVRCIKCGLCKSVCPPYLETFVESEGARGRVALVEALQDGRLTLSHILSDRIFTCLNCKACVEACPSGCNVDDLVLSLRAELASRGKIGLIKRLVLNDIVPSRTKLDLAVKAGSVFQRFPGLFSMLGLDGEGGFPKLQGRSFIDSHRPGRRVRNPVMRVGFFVGCGTNFLHTEAGEAIVWVLERHGCEVIVPREQVCCGTPVFNSGEFGTGRKLAERNLEVFEKAKVDAVITGCGSCGLTLKKEWHEVLGVDAREFSNKVYDFSEFLVKELKLQKPRRSFLLAVTYHDPCHLARGQGIKDEPREILKNIPGVNLVEMRESTRCCGGAGTFAFTWPELSRKIGSRKALSIRDTAASMVTTSCPGCYLQLRRVLRANDIEMSVKHVAELYASAL; via the coding sequence ATGCAATATCCCCACATATCAGCCCATTCAGAAGACATAGTCAGGTGCATAAAGTGCGGCCTGTGCAAGTCCGTCTGTCCTCCGTATCTCGAAACGTTTGTTGAATCGGAAGGGGCAAGGGGGAGAGTAGCCCTCGTGGAGGCGCTGCAGGACGGGAGACTCACGCTTTCACATATTCTGTCAGATAGAATCTTCACGTGCCTGAATTGCAAGGCGTGTGTCGAAGCGTGCCCGAGCGGTTGTAACGTTGACGACCTTGTTCTTTCGCTCCGTGCCGAGCTTGCATCGAGAGGCAAGATCGGCCTTATCAAACGGCTTGTCCTGAACGATATCGTCCCGTCAAGAACAAAGCTTGACCTCGCAGTCAAAGCTGGTTCTGTCTTCCAAAGGTTTCCGGGACTGTTCTCGATGCTCGGCCTTGATGGAGAAGGTGGATTCCCCAAGCTCCAGGGAAGAAGCTTTATCGACAGTCATAGACCCGGAAGGAGAGTGAGGAACCCGGTCATGAGAGTCGGCTTTTTTGTGGGATGCGGCACGAATTTCCTTCATACAGAAGCCGGGGAGGCAATAGTCTGGGTTCTTGAAAGGCACGGCTGTGAAGTCATCGTCCCCAGGGAACAGGTCTGCTGCGGAACGCCTGTATTCAATTCAGGCGAATTCGGGACTGGGCGCAAGCTGGCAGAAAGGAATCTCGAAGTCTTCGAGAAGGCCAAAGTAGACGCAGTCATAACCGGATGCGGAAGCTGCGGGCTCACGCTGAAGAAGGAATGGCATGAGGTTCTCGGTGTTGATGCCCGGGAGTTCTCGAACAAAGTCTATGACTTCTCGGAATTTCTTGTCAAAGAGCTGAAGCTTCAGAAGCCGAGAAGGAGCTTCTTGCTCGCGGTAACCTATCACGATCCCTGCCATCTTGCGCGGGGACAGGGGATAAAGGATGAACCGAGGGAGATTCTGAAGAACATTCCAGGAGTGAATCTCGTAGAGATGAGGGAATCGACGAGATGCTGCGGCGGAGCCGGGACATTTGCCTTCACCTGGCCTGAACTCTCAAGGAAGATCGGATCCCGCAAAGCCCTTTCTATAAGAGACACTGCCGCAAGCATGGTGACCACATCATGCCCGGGCTGTTACTTGCAGCTCAGGCGGGTTCTCCGCGCGAACGATATCGAAATGTCCGTGAAACACGTGGCCGAACTCTACGCATCCGCGCTATAA